A region of Candidatus Polarisedimenticolia bacterium DNA encodes the following proteins:
- the ligD gene encoding DNA ligase D, whose amino-acid sequence MLADRPPKDKSKKPAPAPTGTPLGEYSAKRVFTATPEPGPALTGKGSGPLMFVIQQHSARALHYDLRLECDGVLKSWAVPKGPSLDPTEKRLAVHVEDHPYDYASFEGVIPPGQYGSGEVIVWDCGLYSPDEGQKTWFHDRPEAEKQVREGIDQGKLSFLLRGEKVKGSFALVRTKEAKSWLLIKHKDRFVTTRDVTAQNRSVLCGAPVEAMKVVPARRMPAERLVPTGEVEPMPAKLEPMHAEIGEAAFNRPDWMWEPKLDGYRVLAFIDGKKVSLRSRRGLELVPCFPGLVEELGSQAVSGMILDGEIVAFDADGRPSFNALQNRVQVKSPRDLAAAEQSVPVVYFCFDLLHFAGIGLTSRPYHERRRYLSQCLLPTPRVQLVHASEDGVALSEAAQAAGFEGVVGKRISSRYQPGKRSDQWLKVKPTQSVDFVIGGYTRGKGSRESLGAILVGTWEKGKLRFASHVGSGFDERSLAQMKERLEPLRQDDCPFAEEPELTNPTIWVKPELVAEVKFHSWTEDGHLRAPVFLRLRDDLSARDLRKARPARATVPPAASAAPSDEIGEVVAQLDASRKDFPLAVGPHRIRLTNLDRVYWPANEALHQPALTKRDLLRYLARVSPCILPHLKDRPLTMIRMPEGIHGQRFFQKHWEQERPPFVETITVFSSHKEEQHAYLLCNNFPTLLWLAQSGTLEYHVWHSRACLGEDAVVQGTDYASSLEALEGSILDCPDYLVFDLDPYIYSGKEAPGDEPELNNVAFEKGKEVAFHLRELLQGMSLEPVVKTSGKTGLHVFVPIRRSIGFDKARELCEIVGRHLMRRHPKDITMEWSVPRRTGKIFFDYNMNARGKTLNVAYSPRGAPGAPVSMPLTWEELAIAHPLDFRITNVAERLAANGDRWSDVLNRKQDLERLLNRAT is encoded by the coding sequence ATCCTGGCCGATCGACCGCCCAAGGACAAGAGCAAAAAGCCTGCCCCCGCGCCGACCGGTACTCCGCTGGGGGAGTACTCCGCCAAGCGGGTCTTCACGGCCACCCCCGAGCCGGGACCGGCCCTCACCGGAAAGGGAAGCGGCCCGCTCATGTTCGTGATCCAGCAGCATTCAGCCCGGGCGCTGCACTACGATCTGCGCCTCGAGTGCGACGGGGTCCTGAAATCATGGGCCGTCCCCAAGGGACCGTCGCTGGATCCTACCGAAAAACGCCTCGCCGTCCACGTCGAAGATCACCCTTATGACTACGCTTCCTTCGAAGGGGTCATTCCCCCGGGTCAATACGGGTCCGGAGAGGTGATTGTCTGGGATTGCGGCCTATATTCTCCCGACGAGGGGCAGAAGACCTGGTTCCACGACCGGCCGGAGGCGGAGAAGCAGGTGCGCGAAGGGATCGACCAGGGGAAGCTCAGCTTTCTGCTGCGCGGCGAGAAGGTGAAGGGATCGTTCGCCTTGGTGCGCACCAAGGAGGCGAAGAGCTGGCTGCTGATCAAGCACAAGGACCGCTTCGTCACCACGCGGGACGTCACCGCACAGAACCGCTCGGTCCTGTGCGGCGCGCCGGTGGAGGCGATGAAGGTCGTGCCGGCGCGGCGCATGCCGGCGGAGCGCCTCGTTCCCACGGGAGAGGTCGAGCCGATGCCGGCGAAGCTCGAGCCGATGCACGCCGAAATCGGCGAAGCGGCCTTCAATCGGCCCGACTGGATGTGGGAGCCGAAGCTGGACGGCTACCGCGTGCTCGCCTTCATCGACGGTAAGAAAGTCAGCCTGCGCTCCCGGCGCGGCCTGGAGCTGGTCCCCTGCTTCCCGGGCCTGGTGGAAGAGCTGGGCTCTCAGGCAGTGTCCGGGATGATCCTGGACGGCGAAATCGTGGCCTTCGACGCTGACGGCAGGCCTTCCTTCAACGCGCTGCAGAACCGGGTCCAGGTGAAATCGCCGCGCGACCTGGCGGCGGCCGAGCAGAGCGTGCCGGTGGTCTATTTCTGTTTCGACCTGCTGCATTTCGCCGGCATCGGACTGACCTCGCGCCCCTACCACGAGCGGCGGCGCTACCTGTCGCAATGCCTGCTCCCCACGCCGCGCGTGCAGCTGGTGCATGCCTCGGAGGACGGCGTGGCGCTGAGCGAGGCGGCGCAAGCCGCCGGCTTCGAGGGAGTAGTCGGCAAGCGCATCTCCAGCCGCTACCAGCCCGGCAAGCGCTCCGACCAGTGGCTCAAGGTCAAGCCGACCCAGAGCGTCGATTTCGTCATCGGCGGCTACACCCGGGGGAAGGGCTCGCGCGAGAGCCTGGGGGCGATCCTGGTCGGGACCTGGGAAAAAGGGAAGCTGCGATTCGCCTCGCATGTGGGCTCGGGCTTCGACGAGCGCTCGCTGGCGCAGATGAAAGAGAGGCTCGAGCCGCTGCGCCAGGACGACTGCCCGTTTGCCGAAGAGCCGGAGCTGACCAATCCGACAATCTGGGTGAAGCCCGAGCTGGTGGCCGAGGTGAAGTTCCACAGCTGGACCGAAGACGGCCACCTGCGCGCCCCGGTCTTCCTGAGGCTGCGCGACGATCTGTCGGCGCGCGACCTGCGCAAGGCCCGGCCGGCGCGCGCGACGGTGCCACCCGCCGCATCGGCCGCGCCTTCGGATGAAATCGGGGAGGTGGTGGCGCAGCTCGATGCCTCCCGCAAGGACTTTCCCCTGGCGGTGGGGCCGCATCGCATCCGGCTCACCAACCTGGACCGGGTCTACTGGCCGGCCAACGAGGCGCTGCACCAGCCCGCTCTGACCAAGCGCGACCTGCTGCGCTACCTGGCTCGGGTGTCGCCTTGCATCCTGCCGCACCTCAAGGACCGTCCCCTCACCATGATCCGCATGCCCGAGGGGATCCATGGTCAGCGCTTCTTCCAGAAGCACTGGGAGCAGGAACGGCCCCCCTTCGTCGAGACGATCACCGTCTTCTCGTCCCACAAAGAGGAGCAGCACGCCTACCTGCTGTGCAACAACTTCCCGACGCTGCTCTGGCTGGCGCAGTCGGGGACCCTGGAGTACCACGTCTGGCACTCGCGCGCCTGCCTGGGAGAAGACGCCGTCGTGCAGGGGACCGATTATGCCTCGTCGCTCGAGGCGCTGGAGGGATCGATCCTGGATTGCCCCGATTACCTGGTCTTCGATCTCGACCCCTACATCTATTCGGGCAAAGAGGCGCCGGGAGACGAGCCGGAGCTGAATAACGTCGCCTTCGAGAAGGGGAAGGAGGTCGCCTTCCACCTGCGCGAGCTGCTGCAGGGAATGTCGCTGGAGCCGGTGGTGAAGACCTCGGGCAAGACCGGGCTGCACGTCTTCGTGCCGATTCGCCGCTCCATCGGCTTCGACAAGGCCCGCGAGCTGTGCGAGATCGTCGGTCGGCACCTGATGCGGCGGCATCCGAAGGACATCACGATGGAATGGAGCGTGCCCCGGCGGACCGGCAAGATTTTCTTCGACTATAATATGAACGCCCGCGGCAAGACGCTGAACGTGGCCTACTCGCCGCGCGGCGCACCCGGAGCTCCCGTCTCCATGCCGCTGACCTGGGAGGAGCTGGCTATCGCGCACCCTCTCGATTTCCGGATCACCAACGTCGCCGAGCGCCTCGCCGCCAACGGGGACCGATGGAGCGACGTCCTGAACCGCAAACAGGATCTCGAGCGCCTGCTCAACCGCGCCACCTGA